A single window of Ananas comosus cultivar F153 linkage group 24, ASM154086v1, whole genome shotgun sequence DNA harbors:
- the LOC109728764 gene encoding subtilisin-like protease SBT3.2, which translates to MPKISPPVMQKIVMQGSLNATLARGKIVLCFQTRGQRVASVAADTVRKALGVGVIFAQFMTKDIASSYDIPCIQVDLETGSTILNYIGDTRKPVVKFSSEKTILGKLIAPEVAYFSSRGSSSLSPSLLKPDIAAPGVNILAAWPPASMLSPTSRSVNFRIDWGTSMSCPHISAVVALLKLIHPDWSPAAIKSALVTTANAHDEYGLSIVAEGAPYKQADAFDHGGGHVDPNKALDPGLVYDTGVSDYIRFLCSMGYNNSAISSMTQHNTACKSSHQSQKDLNLPSISIPELRKTLTVSRTVTNVGPVNAVYRARIEAPKRVDVNVEPKVLLFNMTAKKLSFKVTFRPKLDVRGRYMFGCLSWEDGVHSVRIPLVVRTVIDDFYTVA; encoded by the exons ATGCCGAAGATATCGCCTCCAGTGATGCAGAAGATAGTGATGCAAG GATCTCTTAATGCTACTCTAGCAAGAGGAAAAATTGTACTTTGTTTCCAAACACGGGGCCAAAGGGTGGCTTCTGTTGCGGCAGACACAGTCAGAAAAGCACTCGGTGTCGGCGTCATCTTCGCTCAGTTCATGACGAAGGATATTGCATCTTCATATGATATTCCGTGCATCCAAGTAGACCTTGAAACCGGAAGTACCATACTAAATTACATCGGCGACACAAg AAAACCGGTTGTGAAATTTAGCTCTGAAAAGACAATTCTTGGGAAACTGATTGCTCCTGAAGTGGCATACTTCTCGTCTCGAGGCTCGAGTTCATTGTCCCCCTCTTTACTGAAG CCTGACATTGCTGCACCTGGTGTGAACATTTTGGCAGCATGGCCCCCAGCTTCCATGTTATCTCCCACTAGCAGGTCGGTTAATTTCAGGATTGATTGGGGAACGTCGATGTCATGCCCGCACATCTCAGCTGTTGTAGCGCTTCTCAAATTGATCCATCCTGATTGGAGCCCCGCCGCGATTAAATCCGCGCTGGTCACAACAG CTAACGCACATGACGAATATGGCCTCAGTATAGTAGCTGAAGGAGCTCCTTACAAGCAAGCCGACGCATTCGATCACGGAGGTGGCCACGTAGACCCAAACAAGGCTTTAGATCCTGGTCTAGTTTACGACACGGGTGTTTCCGATTATATCCGTTTTCTTTGCTCCATGGGATACAATAACTCCGCTATAAGCTCAATGACGCAGCACAACACTGCATGCAAAAGCTCCCATCAATCGCAGAAGGACTTGAATCTCCCTTCCATATCCATTCCTGAGCTAAGAAAGACCCTGACAGTATCAAGAACAGTCACAAATGTAGGTCCGGTTAATGCAGTGTATCGAGCTCGCATAGAAGCTCCGAAAAGAGTAGATGTAAATGTCGAGCCCAAAGTCTTGTTGTTTAACATGACTGCGAAGAAGTTGTCATTCAAGGTAACTTTTCGGCCGAAGCTAGACGTGCGAGGGCGGTATATGTTCGGATGTTTGTCGTGGGAGGATGGAGTTCACTCGGTGAGGATTCCGTTGGTGGTTCGGACGGTGATCGACGACTTCTACACGGTTGCATGA